One Gossypium raimondii isolate GPD5lz chromosome 3, ASM2569854v1, whole genome shotgun sequence genomic window carries:
- the LOC105794831 gene encoding U-box domain-containing protein 44, with protein sequence MSWMDFRIGIEDVGGAVLQELWNRVGLQIVDLAKETRDVVLEKDNFREFSTSISELDTLLQALNVNQIETSMGSEFTKAALEKLNSQLRKAHKMIKDYKSGSHLRFILHSHSVLSQMQYLAKDIAAIVSSFELISLDMAVNLKSMNTRIIEHLSSMEFRVSASTQTIASEIKNSISRSSRNRKSAVQLLEKIAEAVGANADASLVKNELALLKQEKHEMEVQKKLAEALELSQLINLLYSTEMVSRPLNEDISTYHNQYPIGSFICPLCDEMMVDPVAIICGHSFERKAIQEYFKRGNYDCPTCRQDLQSQELTPNVNLRSSIQEWKKRDMDWKFQAAVAGINSDDPFRENKAFDDMQDLVEISEYAVKAAEEGLIPKFVESLKDTRLNSVAAEKCLYCLAKYCEDHKLQIVDAGAVRRIVKRMYNGETEANSLSILLELSKTETLIERIGNTKDCIPVLVSLLSNPNPDTSSKAKAVLQNLSSNTHFAVKMAEAGYFQSFVARFNQAAGQQETQALMAEALEKMQLKENSINDLKDKQFVHNLVHLLSSNSPAWKSACIKCVKKLVPYPKMVKRFLSDPETIPLLLNLISFRSDPLLKQEAAEILALLIEACQPPQFQMYQGLQELQSQHNVGLLLQFVAKFDCQFKVKFLHLLLELGNKSKTAQNLIRSNTDAVDNLFSCLGSDHPSVRKWAMKLIHCVSEDHPDGVPVPPSPGKETAINTLASILACSPNFEERSLAAGIISQLPKDDIAIDEVLRKSETLKAIHEVICNSEEEFGVIGASTNQDKSLLENALAALLRFTEPTKPQLWRQVGQLELFPSLIRLLSTGSSLAKQRTAIALAHLSRSTSLSFAETSIRLKQENSMPLLSMKKLFPNMSWCCSGSADNEILCPLHGVACSQRLTFCLVKADAVKPLLRTLSDTNSGVAEAALMALETLLEDHSTLSHSNASAAIVESEGVVAILQVLEKGSLSAKTKALDLLQKILNHSQISDALFQRCEGILIQLLHEDALRKKVALVLKNMNVLPEQSSYF encoded by the exons ATGTCTTGGATGGACTTTAGAATTGGAATTGAGGATGTTGGTGGAGCAGTATTACAGGAACTGTGGAACAGGGTGGGGTTGCAAATAGTGGATCTTGCTAAGGAAACAAGGGATGTAGTGCTTGAGAAAGACAACTTCCGAGAATTCTCCACTAGTATCTCTGAGTTGGATACTCTTTTGCAGGCCTTAAATGTGAACCAAATTGAAACTTCAATGGGTTCAGAATTCACCAAGGCAGCATTGGAGAAACTGAACAGCCAGCTAAGGAAAGCCCACAAGATGATCAAGGATTATAAATCCGGAAGCCATCTCCGGTTCATACTTCACTCGCATTCGGTGCTCTCGCAGATGCAATATTTAGCCAAAGATATAGCTGCGATCGTTTCCTCATTTGAGTTGATTAGTCTTGATATGGCAGTGAACTTGAAGAGTATGAATACCCGTATCATCGAGCACCTGAGTTCAATGGAGTTCCGCGTGTCAGCATCAACACAAACAATTGCTTCAGAAATAAAGAATTCAATATCCCGGAGCAGTAGAAACAGAAAGAGTGCTGTGCAGCTCCTGGAGAAAATCGCGGAAGCAGTCGGTGCCAATGCCGATGCATCTTTGGTAAAAAATGAATTGGCACTTTTGAAGCAGGAAAAACATGAGATGGAAGTTCAAAAGAAGCTGGCGGAGGCACTTGAGCTTTCTCAATTGATAAACTTATTGTACAGTACCGAAATGGTTTCAAGGCCACTGAATGAGGATATCTCAACATACCACAACCAATACCCTATCGGTTCCTTCATATGCCCCTTGTGCGATGAGATGATGGTAGACCCGGTTGCAATTATCTGTGGCCACAGCTTTGAGAGGAAGGCTATTCAGGAATATTTCAAGCGTGGAAACTATGATTGTCCCACTTGCCGACAAGACCTTCAAAGTCAGGAGCTTACTCCTAATGTTAACCTCCGGAGCTCTATTCAAGAATGGAAGAAAAGAGATATGGACTGGAAATTTCAAGCTGCAGTTGCCGGTATCAATTCCGATGATCCTTTTAGAGAAAACAAAGCCTTCGATGATATGCAGGATCTGGTGGAAATCTCCGAATATGCAGTGAAAGCTGCCGAGGAGGGACTCATACCGAAGTTCGTCGAGTCGTTAAAGGACACTAGGCTTAACAGTGTGGCTGCAGAGAAATGCCTTTATTGTTTAGCTAAATACTGTGAGGACCATAAG CTACAGATTGTTGACGCAGGAGCTGTTCGCCGCATTGTGAAGCGCATGTACAATGGTGAAACAGAAGCCAATTCACTTTCCATCCTGTTGGAACTGTCTAAAACAGAAACTCTCATAGAGAGAATAGGGAATACCAAGGATTGTATTCCTGTCCTGGTTTCTTTGCTCAGTAACCCCAACCCTGATACCTCGTCGAAAGCTAAAGCTGTATTGCAGAATCTTTCTTCCAACACACACTTCGCTGTGAAGATGGCTGAAGCTGGATACTTTCAGTCATTTGTTGCTCGATTCAACCAAG CTGCAGGACAACAAGAGACCCAAGCATTGATGGCTGAAGCCTTGGAAAAGATGCAGCTCAAAGAAAACAGCATCAATGACCTGAAAGATAAACAATTTGTTCACAATCTAGTTCACTTGCTATCCTCAAATTCCCCAGCATGGAAATCTGCTTGCATCAAATGTGTCAAGAAGCTTGTACCGTATCCCAAGATGGTAAAGCGGTTTCTATCAGATCCGGAAACTATACCACTTTTACTTAATCTCATTTCATTCAGGTCAGATCCTCTTCTTAAACAAGAAGCTGCTGAGATTCTAGCTCTACTGATAGAAGCATGTCAGCCTCCTCAATTTCAGATGTATCAAGGGCTCCAGGAGCTGCAATCACAGCATAATGTCGGTCTCCTTTTGCAATTTGTTGCAAAATTTGATTGTCAATTTAAGGTCAAGTTCTTGCACCTGCTGCTTGAGCTAGGCAATAAGTCAAAGACAGCTCAAAATCTAATACGATCGAACACAGATGCCGTGGATAACCTTTTTTCTTGCCTTGGTAGTGATCATCCTTCAGTTAGAAAATGGGCAATGAAGCTAATACATTGTGTGTCTGAAGATCATCCTGACGGGGTTCCTGTCCCACCATCCCCTGGAAAAGAAACTGCCATCAACACCTTAGCATCCATCCTAGCATGTTCGCCTAATTTTGAAGAAAGGTCCCTTGCTGCTGGAATAATTAGCCAACTTCCAAAAGATGATATAGCTATTGATGAAGTACTCCGTAAATCAGAAACTTTAAAAGCCATTCATGAAGTGATCTGCAATTCGGAGGAAGAATTTGGTGTGATTGGAGCATCCACTAACCAAGACAAGTCCCTACTTGAAAATGCACTAGCTGCACTTTTACGCTTCACGGAACCCACCAAGCCCCAACTCTGGAGGCAAGTAGGACAGCTTGAGCTCTTTCCATCTTTAATTCGACTGCTTTCTACAGGTAGCTCGCTGGCCAAGCAGCGAACTGCCATTGCTCTTGCACATCTATCACGGTCCACCAGCCTGTCATTCGCAGAAACAAGCATCAGACTGAAGCAAGAGAACTCCATGCCACTGCTTAGCATGAAGAAGCTCTTCCCTAACATGTCGTGGTGCTGCTCAGGCTCAGCAGACAATGAAATTTTATGCCCCCTCCATGGAGTTGCATGTTCGCAGAGACTTACTTTCTGCCTTGTCAAGGCAGATGCTGTGAAGCCACTATTGCGAACTTTGAGTGATACAAACTCGGGTGTGGCAGAGGCTGCCCTAATGGCACTTGAAACATTGTTAGAAGATCACAGTACATTGTCACATTCAAATGCAAGTGCTGCCATTGTAGAGAGTGAAGGTGTTGTGGCAATTCTGCAGGTCCTAGAGAAGGGATCCTTGTCTGCCAAAACAAAAGCCTTGGACTTACTCCAGAAGATCCTAAACCATTCACAAATAAGTGATGCGTTGTTTCAGAGGTGTGAGGGAATCCTTATCCAATTGCTCCACGAGGATGCCCTTCGAAAGAAAGTAGCTCTGGTGCTTAAGAACATGAATGTTCTTCCTGAGCAATCCTCCTATTTCtga